A genomic segment from Paralichthys olivaceus isolate ysfri-2021 chromosome 22, ASM2471397v2, whole genome shotgun sequence encodes:
- the LOC109644253 gene encoding tripartite motif-containing protein 2-like isoform X1 encodes MEAHQHSPESSSEECTVLEAPPGKNACPQHAGNVADLYCSACECALCDDCVSDHEEHPRVPLCEALEQHRLSLQEKLGFVQNRLPQISDALSFVKEILQQLTNQRASIEEDIQSSFEDLHKQLDVRKSVLLMELEVTYGLKQKVLQAQVDNLVRGEGDISAICTQTEEALAGEACVANLQAERELGERLAGLAGLGMPCQPEENDQLDLVMETDVLRKSIHNLGTIVTTSAVASQSEAMGAGLEQCIVGHPASVTIVTRDKSGGACKSGNAILSAEVFTPDGSIVDGEIMDHKNGTYEFVYTVPKEGNFSLALRLYDQHIKGSPFKLTVSRTLEVDVEVDGVSPSTTTATSSAANATPSTGSSDGTKRRGKSPGQKKKGSKRASSALGTPRRKTQNPIEDDLIFRIGTKGRNKGEFTNLQGVAASSNGRILIADSNNQCVQIFSNEGEFKTRFGVRGRSPGQLQRPTGVAVHPSGDIIIADYDNKWVSIFSSEGKFKAKLGSGRLMGPKGVSVDQNGHVIVVDNKACTVFIFQLTGKLITKFGSRGNGDKQFAGPHFAAVNKNNEIIVTDFHNHSVKVFTPEGELVLKFGSNGEGNGQFNAPTGVAVDVNGNIIVADWGNSRIQVFDGSGSFLSYINTSADPLYGPQGLALTSDGHVVVADSGNHCFKVYRYLQ; translated from the exons ATGGAGGCTCACCAACACTCGCCAgaaagcagcagtgaggagTGCACCGTCCTGGAGGCTCCGCCCGGAAAAAACGCCTGCCCACAACACGCAGGGAAC GTGGCTGATCTGTACTGTTCGGCCTGTGAGTGTGCGCTGTGTGATGACTGCGTGTCGGACCATGAGGAGCACCCCAGGGTGCCGCTCTGTGAGGCCCTGGAGCAGCATCGTCTCAGTCTGCAGGAGAAGCTGGGGTTCGTCCAGAACAG ACTCCCTCAGATTTCAGACGCCCTGTCCTTTGTTAAGGAGATCCTCcagcagctgaccaatcagagggcTTCCATTGAAGAGGACATCCAGTCCAGCTTCGAGGACCTGCACAAGCAGCTGGACGTCCGGAAGAGTGTTCTGCTCATGGAGCTGGAGGTCACATATGGACTCAAACAGAAG GTCCTCCAGGCACAGGTTGACAACCTGGTTCGGGGAGAGGGGGACATTAGTGCTATCTGTACCCAGACGGAGGAGGCTCTGGCTGGGGAGGCATGTGTGGCGAACCTGCAGGCAGAGCGGGAGCTCGGGGAGAGACTGGCGGGGCTGGCCGGTCTGGGGATGCCATGTCAGCCAGAGGAGAACGACCAGTTGGATCTGGTGATGGAGACCGACGTGCTGAGGAAGTCCATACACAACCTGGGGACAATCGTCACGACCAG TGCGGTTGCAAGCCAGAGCGAGGCAATGGGTGCTGGCCTGgagcagtgcattgtgggacatCCTGCCTCTGTTACCATTGTAACCAGAGATAAGTCAGGGGGAGCCTGCAAGAGTGGCAATGCGATCCTGTCAGCTGAG GTTTTCACCCCAGATGGCAGCATAGTGGACGGGGAAATTATGGACCACAAGAATGGCACTTATGAGTTTGTGTACACGGTGCCGAAGGAGGGCAACTTCTCGCTTGCACTTCGTCTGTACGACCAGCACATCAAGGGAAGTCCCTTCAAACTGACCGTCAGCAGGACCCTGGAGGTCGACGTCGAGGTGGATGGT GTgtctccctccaccaccacagcaACCAGCTCAGCAGCCAACGCCACCCCATCTACAGGCTCCTCTGATGGGACCAAGAGAAGAGGGAAATCCCCCGGGCAGAAGAAGAAGGGCTCTAAAAGGGCAAGCAGTGCCCTGGGCACCCCAAGACGTAAAACTCAGAACCCCATTGAGGATGACCTCATCTTCAGGATTG gaACAAAGGGGAGGAACAAGGGAGAGTTCACCAACCTTCAAGGAGTGGCTGCCTCGTCCAACGGCAGGATACTGATCGCCGACAGCAACAATCAGTGTGTCCAG ATTTTCTCCAACGAGGGGGAATTCAAGACTCGTTTTGGGGTGCGAGGACGGTCACCAGGGCAACTGCAGCGCCCTACAGGCGTGGCCGTGCACCCCAGTGGTGACATTATTATTGCCGACTATGACAACAAGTGGGTCAGCATCTTTTCCTCCGAGGGCAAGTTCAAG GCGAAGCTTGGCTCGGGCAGACTTATGGGGCCAAAGGGTGTGTCTGTGGACCAGAATGGTCACGTCATCGTGGTTGACAACAAGGCGTGCACTGTCTTCATCTTTCAGCTGACGGGCAAGCTCATCACCAAGTTTGGGAGTCGAGGCAATGGTGACAAGCAGTTCGCAG GTCCACACTTTGCAGCAGTGAACAAGAACAATGAAATCATTGTGACCGACTTCCACAACCACTCTGTCAAG GTTTTCACCCCCGAGGGAGAGCTGGTGTTGAAATTTGGCTCAAACGGTGAAGGGAACGGCCAGTTCAACGCTCCCACCGGCGTCGCTGTGGATGTTAATGGGAACATCATTGTAGCTGACTGGGGCAACAGCAGGATACAG GTGTTTGACGGCAGCGGTTCCTTCCTCTCCTACATCAACACATCGGCGGACCCTCTGTATGGACCCCAAGGTCTGGCTCTGACCTCAGACGGACATGTGGTAGTGGCCGACTCTGGCAACCACTGCTTCAAAGTCTACCGCTACCTACAATGA
- the LOC109644253 gene encoding tripartite motif-containing protein 2-like isoform X2, whose translation MEAHQHSPESSSEECTVLEAPPGKNACPQHAGNVADLYCSACECALCDDCVSDHEEHPRVPLCEALEQHRLSLQEKLGFVQNRLPQISDALSFVKEILQQLTNQRASIEEDIQSSFEDLHKQLDVRKSVLLMELEVTYGLKQKVLQAQVDNLVRGEGDISAICTQTEEALAGEACVANLQAERELGERLAGLAGLGMPCQPEENDQLDLVMETDVLRKSIHNLGTIVTTSAVASQSEAMGAGLEQCIVGHPASVTIVTRDKSGGACKSGNAILSAEVFTPDGSIVDGEIMDHKNGTYEFVYTVPKEGNFSLALRLYDQHIKGSPFKLTVSRTLEVDVEVSPSTTTATSSAANATPSTGSSDGTKRRGKSPGQKKKGSKRASSALGTPRRKTQNPIEDDLIFRIGTKGRNKGEFTNLQGVAASSNGRILIADSNNQCVQIFSNEGEFKTRFGVRGRSPGQLQRPTGVAVHPSGDIIIADYDNKWVSIFSSEGKFKAKLGSGRLMGPKGVSVDQNGHVIVVDNKACTVFIFQLTGKLITKFGSRGNGDKQFAGPHFAAVNKNNEIIVTDFHNHSVKVFTPEGELVLKFGSNGEGNGQFNAPTGVAVDVNGNIIVADWGNSRIQVFDGSGSFLSYINTSADPLYGPQGLALTSDGHVVVADSGNHCFKVYRYLQ comes from the exons ATGGAGGCTCACCAACACTCGCCAgaaagcagcagtgaggagTGCACCGTCCTGGAGGCTCCGCCCGGAAAAAACGCCTGCCCACAACACGCAGGGAAC GTGGCTGATCTGTACTGTTCGGCCTGTGAGTGTGCGCTGTGTGATGACTGCGTGTCGGACCATGAGGAGCACCCCAGGGTGCCGCTCTGTGAGGCCCTGGAGCAGCATCGTCTCAGTCTGCAGGAGAAGCTGGGGTTCGTCCAGAACAG ACTCCCTCAGATTTCAGACGCCCTGTCCTTTGTTAAGGAGATCCTCcagcagctgaccaatcagagggcTTCCATTGAAGAGGACATCCAGTCCAGCTTCGAGGACCTGCACAAGCAGCTGGACGTCCGGAAGAGTGTTCTGCTCATGGAGCTGGAGGTCACATATGGACTCAAACAGAAG GTCCTCCAGGCACAGGTTGACAACCTGGTTCGGGGAGAGGGGGACATTAGTGCTATCTGTACCCAGACGGAGGAGGCTCTGGCTGGGGAGGCATGTGTGGCGAACCTGCAGGCAGAGCGGGAGCTCGGGGAGAGACTGGCGGGGCTGGCCGGTCTGGGGATGCCATGTCAGCCAGAGGAGAACGACCAGTTGGATCTGGTGATGGAGACCGACGTGCTGAGGAAGTCCATACACAACCTGGGGACAATCGTCACGACCAG TGCGGTTGCAAGCCAGAGCGAGGCAATGGGTGCTGGCCTGgagcagtgcattgtgggacatCCTGCCTCTGTTACCATTGTAACCAGAGATAAGTCAGGGGGAGCCTGCAAGAGTGGCAATGCGATCCTGTCAGCTGAG GTTTTCACCCCAGATGGCAGCATAGTGGACGGGGAAATTATGGACCACAAGAATGGCACTTATGAGTTTGTGTACACGGTGCCGAAGGAGGGCAACTTCTCGCTTGCACTTCGTCTGTACGACCAGCACATCAAGGGAAGTCCCTTCAAACTGACCGTCAGCAGGACCCTGGAGGTCGACGTCGAG GTgtctccctccaccaccacagcaACCAGCTCAGCAGCCAACGCCACCCCATCTACAGGCTCCTCTGATGGGACCAAGAGAAGAGGGAAATCCCCCGGGCAGAAGAAGAAGGGCTCTAAAAGGGCAAGCAGTGCCCTGGGCACCCCAAGACGTAAAACTCAGAACCCCATTGAGGATGACCTCATCTTCAGGATTG gaACAAAGGGGAGGAACAAGGGAGAGTTCACCAACCTTCAAGGAGTGGCTGCCTCGTCCAACGGCAGGATACTGATCGCCGACAGCAACAATCAGTGTGTCCAG ATTTTCTCCAACGAGGGGGAATTCAAGACTCGTTTTGGGGTGCGAGGACGGTCACCAGGGCAACTGCAGCGCCCTACAGGCGTGGCCGTGCACCCCAGTGGTGACATTATTATTGCCGACTATGACAACAAGTGGGTCAGCATCTTTTCCTCCGAGGGCAAGTTCAAG GCGAAGCTTGGCTCGGGCAGACTTATGGGGCCAAAGGGTGTGTCTGTGGACCAGAATGGTCACGTCATCGTGGTTGACAACAAGGCGTGCACTGTCTTCATCTTTCAGCTGACGGGCAAGCTCATCACCAAGTTTGGGAGTCGAGGCAATGGTGACAAGCAGTTCGCAG GTCCACACTTTGCAGCAGTGAACAAGAACAATGAAATCATTGTGACCGACTTCCACAACCACTCTGTCAAG GTTTTCACCCCCGAGGGAGAGCTGGTGTTGAAATTTGGCTCAAACGGTGAAGGGAACGGCCAGTTCAACGCTCCCACCGGCGTCGCTGTGGATGTTAATGGGAACATCATTGTAGCTGACTGGGGCAACAGCAGGATACAG GTGTTTGACGGCAGCGGTTCCTTCCTCTCCTACATCAACACATCGGCGGACCCTCTGTATGGACCCCAAGGTCTGGCTCTGACCTCAGACGGACATGTGGTAGTGGCCGACTCTGGCAACCACTGCTTCAAAGTCTACCGCTACCTACAATGA
- the rnf175 gene encoding RING finger protein 175, with product MAAVLPQDELLKMSHRESWRVQHERLHVKHRGHEAMHAEMVLILVATLVVAQIVLVQWKQRHHRSYNLVTLVQMWVVPLYFTIKLYWWRFLSMWGMFSVITSFVIFRATRKPLSCRTPRMVYKWFLLIYKLSYAVGILGYLAIMFTMFGFNVFFRIKAEDSMDVGVIMLFYGLYYGVMGRDFAEICSDYMASTIGYYNKGGMPSRSLTNDICAVCGQRILVDVEEEGFIEDTYQLSCGHIFHEFCIRGWCIVGKKQTCPYCNEKVDLKRMMNNPWDKTHVLYGQLLDWLRYLVAWQPIIIGIVHGINFTLGLE from the exons ATGGCGGCTGTGCTCCCCCAG GACGAGCTGCTGAAGATGAGCCACAGAGAGAGCTGGAG GGTCCAGCACGAGCGCCTGCATGTGAAGCACCGGGGCCATGAGGCCATGCATGCCGAGATGGTGCTGATCCTCGTGGCCACGCTGGTGGTGGCTCAGATCGTCCTGGTGCAGTGGAAGCAGCGGCACCACCGCTCATACAAT CTGGTGACTCTGGTGCAGATGTGGGTGGTGCCTCTGTACTTCACCATCAAGCTGTACTGGTGGAGGTTCCTGTCCATGTGGGGCATGTTCTCCGTCATCACCAGCTTCGTCATCTTTCGAGCCACTCGCAAGCCGCTGTCCTGCAGGACGCCGAG GATGGTGTACAAGTGGTTCCTGTTGATCTACAAGCTGAGCTACGCGGTGGGCATCCTGGGATACCTGGCCATCATGTTCACCATGTTCGGCTTCAACGTCTTCTTCAG GATCAAGGCCGAGGACTCCATGGATGTCGGTGTCATCATGCTGTTTTATGGTCTCTACTACGGCGTCATGGGCAGAGACTTTGCTGAAATCTGTTCTGACTACATGGCTTCTACAATCggg tacTACAACAAGGGAGGCATGCCCAGCAGGAGCCTGACCAATGACATCTGTGCGGTGTGCGGTCAGCGGATCCTGGtggatgtggaggaggaggggtttattGAAGACACCTACCAGCTCTCCTGCGGACACAT ATTCCACGAATTCTGCATCCGCGGCTGGTGCATCGTGGGTAAGAAGCAGACGTGTCCGTACTGCAACGAGAAGGTCGACCtgaagaggatgatgaacaATCC CTGGGACAAGACACATGTCCTCTACGGGCAGCTGCTTGACTGGCTCAGATActtggttgcctggcaacctaTCATCATCGGTATCGTTCATGGGATTAACTTCACACTAGGCCTTGAATAG
- the tlr2 gene encoding toll-like receptor 2: MSCSLPLLTSSVNLHKELSLSVVFVTLNPSTSLSGTSAKQESMGQQMIPLFTLLPLLLSLCGGQSSNPGRPSCRSCDLHLSCDCSRGQFTHVPIVTSRALTLDLSFNNITMVTDVDLTGHERLRTLSLHGNRVAGIHPAAFDSLWSLEELDLSHNQLTSLNPDWFQELGALLRLNLLHNPYRCVGSSPVFHGLVRLRRLAFGGPALEEIKMAALSGVTELETLTVHANNLSRYESGALSYVWPLGCVTLSLHGPFLTNMALASAVLRDVSYPETPIVLEDLHLIGNRSTQPLRELAKRRVRNMTFRNLSVSDEATVSVIEILDGVPLTYFSLDGVTLTGEGRWEKASWADFHSIDEFFIQNIVVLDVFKFVSLLRLKFLLQYPRRVSVINSRMFVIPCDTTFLMSSLQYLDLSDNLLTDMTLVETLCSKRGALKDLRVLNISGNALKSLSTLSRLVERLHKLTHLDISRNFYSSMPGSCSWPSTLRYLNISGAKLTTITPCLPKTLEVLDLSNNDLQGVTVALPALRELRLSGNKLLRLPPGSWFPNLQNLTVQSNTLNMFDRSDLRSFPRLQNLQAGQNKFVCTCDFMAFLQSSIRGDEDVRLTDGEESYICDSPFHLQGEPVGQIYLSFVLCHRDLFVSLCCGVALVVGILVCVLLWRLHALWYLRMMWAWLRAKHSSRRRRRLRNRLESEALLSYDAFVSYSEKDAGWVETFLVPELEEPRETDEDSVNHTDPRPLTLCLHKRDFLPGHWIMDNIMSAMERSRRTVFVLSQNFVQSDWCRYELDFSHFWLFDGDTRGEPAILILLEPLSKDDVPKRFCKLRKLMSSTTYLEWPQEEERRGEFWRSLRSALRGDGEEDE; the protein is encoded by the exons ATGTCATGCTCACTACCTCTTCTCACTTCCTCTGTGAACCTTCATAAAGAACTATCTTTATCTGTGGTCTTTGTCACTTTGAATCCTTCCACCTCACTGTCGGGAACCTCGGCCAAACAGGAGAG TATGGGACAGCAGATGATCCCTctcttcaccctcctccccctcctcctctccctgtgcGGGGGTCAAAGTTCAAACCCCGGGAGACCCTCCTGCCGGAGCTGTGACCTGCACCTCAGCTGTGACTGCTCCCGTGGCCAATTCACCCACGTTCCCATAGTAACCAGCCGCGCACTTACTCTGGATCTGTCCTTCAACAACATCACCATGGTGACCGATGTCGACCTGACGGGCCACGAGCGACTGAGGACTCTGAGTCTCCATG GAAACAGAGTAGCTGGGATTCATCCGGCAGCGTTCGACTCCCTCTGGAGTTTGGAGGAGCTCGACCTGTCCCACAatcagctgacgtctctgaaCCCCGACTGGTTCCAGGAGCTGGGGGCGCTGCTGCGTCTCAACCTGCTCCACAACCCGtacag GTGCGTGGGTTCGAGTCCGGTGTTCCACGGGCTGGTGCGGCTGAGGAGGCTGGCGTTCGGAGGTCCGGCTCTGGAGGAGATAAAGATGGCAGCTCTGTCAGGGGTCACCGAGCTGGAGACGCTCACAGTTCACGCCAACAACCTGAGCAG GTACGAGTCCGGGGCTCTCTCGTACGTTTGGCCGTTGGGTTGCGTCACTTTGAGCCTCCATGGACCATTTCTGACAAACATGGCATTGGCCTCGGCCGTGCTCCGTGACGTGTCCTACCCTGAGACGCCCATCGTTCTGGAAGACCTCCATCTGATTGGGAACCGGTCCACTCAGCCTCTCAGAGAGTTGGCCAAGAGGAGGGTCAG GAACATGACCTTCCGTAACCTTTCCGTCTCTGATGAGGCCACCGTCAGCGTCATAGAGATTTTAGACGGAGTGCCGCTCACATACTTTTCCCTCGATGGCGTCACGCTAACGGGTGAAGGCAG GTGGGAAAAAGCCAGTTGGGCCGATTTTCACAGCATCGACGAGTTCTTCATACAAAACATTGTGGTTCTGGATGTTTTCAAGTTCGTCTCATTACTGCGATTGAAGTTTCTGCTGCAGTACCCCAGGAGGGTGTCCGTCATAAACTCCAGG ATGTTTGTGATTCCCTGCGACACGACCTTCCTGATGTCCAGCCTACAGTACCTGGACCTGTCCGACAACCTGCTGACCGACATGACTCTGGTCGAGACGCTGTGCAGCAAGAGAGGGGCGCTGAAGGACCTCCGAGTTTTAAACATCAGCGGAAATGCTCTTAAG TCTTTGTCTACATTGAGTCGATTGGTGGAGAGGCTCCACAAACTGACCCACCTGGACATCAGCAGGAACTTCTACAGCTCTATGCCTGGCAGCTGCTCCTGGCCCTCCACTCTGCGATACCTCAACATCTCTGGGGCTAAACTCACCACCATCACTCCTTGTCTGCCCAAAACTCTGGAG GTGTTGGATCTGAGTAACAACGATCTTCAAGGCGTCACTGTGGCCCTGCCTGCCCTGAGAGAGCTCCGCCTTTCAGGGAACAAGCTTCTGAGGCTCCCCCCTGGAAGCTGGTTCCCCAACCTCCAAAATCTGACTGTACAG TCAAACACCTTGAACATGTTCGATCGCTCGGACCTCCGGTCATTTCCACGACTCCAGAACCTCCAGGCAGGTCAGAACAAGTTCGTCTGCACCTGTGACTTCATGGCCTTCCTCCAGTCGAGCATTAGAGGGGATGAAGATGTGCGTTTAACAGACGGAGAGGAGAGCTACATCTGCGACTCTCCTTTCCACCTGCAGGGGgaaccagtgggtcaaatttatCTCTCATTTGTCCTTTGCCATCGGGATTTGTTCGTGTCCCTGTGCTGCGGTGTAGCGTTAGTGGTTGGGATTCtggtctgtgtgctgctgtggcGCCTACACGCCCTCTGGTACCTCAGGATGATGTGGGCGTGGCTGAGGGCCAAGCACAGCTCTCGGCGCCGGCGGCGCCTCAGAAATCGATTGGAATCAGAGGCGCTGCTTTCCTATGATGCCTTCGTTTCCTACAGTGAAAAAGACGCCGGGTGGGTGGAAACCTTCCTGGTGCCTGAGCTGGAGGAGCCGAG GGAGACCGATGAAGATTCTGTGAATCACACAGACCCTCGGCCGCTGACTCTCTGCCTCCACAAGCGGGACTTCCTTCCTGGACACTGGATAATGGACAACATCATGAGCGCCATGGAGCGCAGCCGGCGGACTGTCTTCGTTCTTTCCCAGAACTTCGTCCAATCTGATTGGTGCCGCTACGAGCTGGACTTCTCCCATTTCTGGCTTTTCGATGGGGACACCAGGGGAGAGCCGGCCATCTTGATCCTGCTGGAGCCGCTGTCCAAGGACGATGTCCCCAAACGCTTCTGCAAACTGCGCAAACTCATGAGCTCCACCACGTACCTGGAGTGgcctcaggaggaggagaggaggggggagttcTGGAGGAGTCTTCGAAGCGCTTtgagaggagacggagaggaggacgagtga
- the LOC109647159 gene encoding galactose-specific lectin nattectin-like: MKVLGVCVTLCILLTPARSVPLNSTMSVTKYVGLCQYERERCSGLLGSFCPRCDASGYFLPQQCSPSTGYCWCVNVITGVEIPNTQTGPGMEPVDCGRGHYCPNGWSNYAERCLMFIDTPKMWAEAEIYCQFEGANLASIHSYEENHFIMSLTRGETHHFPQTWIGGIAPVIPGHWLWTDGSNFHYENWLHHHDIDNVNQTCLKMNYGYDFKWLYDSCSELHPFVCAKLI; the protein is encoded by the exons ATGAAGGTGctcggtgtgtgtgtcacactctGCATCCTTCTGACCCCGGCCCGGTCCGTCCCGCTCAACTCCACCATGTCTGTGACCAAGTACGTCGGCCTGTGTCAGTACGAGAGGGAGCGGTGCTCCGGCCTCCTCGGGTCTTTCTGCCCGCGGTGCGACGCCAGCGGGTACTTCCTCCCGCAGCAGTGCTCGCCCTCCACCGGGTACTGCTGGTGTGTCAACGTCATCACCGGGGTGGAGATACCGAACACGCAGACCGGGCCGGGGATGGAGCCTGTGGACTGTG GCAGGGGGCACTACTGCCCCAACGGCTGGAGCAACTACGCAGAAAGGTGTTTAATGTTCATCGACACCCCGAAGATGTGGGCTGAAGCTGAG ATTTACTGTCAGTTCGAAGGAGCCAACCTGGCGTCGATCCACAGTTACGAGGAGAATCACTTCATCATGTCTCTGACCAGAGGAGAGACCCACCACTTCCCTCAGACCTGGATCGGTGGCATTGCTCCCGTGATT CCCGGTCATTGGTTGTGGACTGACGGCTCCAACTTTCACTACGAAAACTGGCTTCACCACCACGACATCGATAATGTCAACCAGACCTGTCTGAAGATGAACTATGGAT acgACTTCAAGTGGTTGTACGACTCGTGTTCTGAGCTTCACCCTTTTGTTTGTGCCAAGTTGATCTGA
- the fgb gene encoding fibrinogen beta chain yields MKTLLLLSLCLGVTWAQDFDFDEYDLDSTSSPAVNESGVEARGHRPLSRGRDGYTHNRYVQPPISRDSSRYRGRPTPPPVRGAQLQEEEVQPDAGGCLHASESMGVLCPNGCDLKTTLLKQERNVKTSINELKPLVDDLSRSSNTIYNYVNSMSNSLRERQKVVNDNTRVASQYTDQVEEQHAYIKETVDTVFPSNIRVLQGVLDKVRLKIQKLEKSILSQRDLCREPCKTTCPIPVVSGKECEDIYRRGGRDSQMYLIQPDAFFPPYKVFCDQSTQNGGWLLIQNRLDGSVNFGRRWDEYRRGFGNIAFDVGKGHCETPGEYWLGNDHISQVTNMGPTEVLIEMQDWTGDKVHAQYSQFTIQSETSNYVMAVNGYSGNAGNCFLEGSLQLFGENRTMTIHNGMMFSTYDRDNDNWLPGDPSKQCSKEDGGGWWYNRCHSANPNGRYYIGGAYTKQMAKHGTDDGVVWMNWKGSWYSLKAISMKIRPFYPAS; encoded by the exons ATGAagacgctgctgctgttgagtcTGTGCCTGGGCGTCACCTGGGCTCAGGATTTTGATTTTGACGAATATGACTTG gACAGCACCAGCTCGCCAGCAGTGAATGAAAGC GGAGTAGAAGCCCGTGGTCACCGCCCACTGTCAAGGGGCAGGGATGGCTACACCCACAACCGCTACGTCCAACCCCCTATCAGCCGTGACAGCAGCAG GTACCGCGGCCGCCCAACACCTCCTCCAGTCAGAGGAgcacagctgcaggaggaggaggtgcagcctGATGCCGGAGGATGTCTCCACGCCTCAGAGAGCATG GGGGTTTTGTGTCCCAATGGCTGTGATCTGAAGACGACGCTGCTGAAGCAAGAGAGAAACGTCAAGACG AGTATAAATGAACTGAAGCCTCTCGTGGACGATTTGTCCAGATCCTCCAACACCATCTACAACTACGTCAACAGCATGTCCAACTCtctgagggagagacagaaggtCGTCAACG ACAACACCAGGGTGGCGAGTCAGTACACGGATCAAGTGGAGGAGCAACACGCCTACATCAAGGAGACGGTGGACACTGTGTTTCCCTCCAACATCCGAGTCCTGCAG GGCGTCCTCGACAAGGTCAGGCTGAAGATCCAGAAACTGGAAAAATCCATCCTGTCCCAGAGGGATTTGTGTAGAGAGCCCTGCAAGACCACGTGTCCCATACCTGTGGTGTCTG GCAAAGAGTGTGAGGACATCTACCGTCGTGGAGGAAGAGACTCTCAGATGTACCTGATCCAGCCCGACGCCTTCTTCCCACCGTACAAGGTCTTCTGTGATCAGTCGACACAGAACGGAG GATGGCTCCTCATCCAGAACAGGCTCGACGGCAGCGTCAACTTCGGCCGGCGCTGGGACGAATATCGACGTGGATTCGGCAACATCGCCTTCGACGTTGGAAAAGGTCACTGTGAGACTCCAG GTGAATATTGGCTGGGTAACGACCACATCAGTCAGGTGACCAACATGGGCCCCACGGAGGTTCTCATTGAGATGCAGGACTGGACAGGAGACAAG GTCCACGCCCAgtacagccagttcaccatCCAATCAGAGACGTCCAATTACGTGATGGCGGTTAATGGTTACTCTGGAAACGCTGGCAACTGTTTCCTGGAAGGGTCCTTGCAGCTGTTTGGTGAAAACCGCACCATGACCATACACAACGGGATGATGTTCAGCACCTACGACAGAGACAACGACAACTG GCTTCCCGGGGATCCGTCCAAACAGTGCTCGAAGGAGGACGGAGGCGGCTGGTGGTACAACCGCTGCCACTCGGCCAATCCCAACGGCCGATACTACATAGGTGGAGCCTACACGAAGCAAATGGCCAAGCACGGCACAGATGATGGCGTGGTGTGGATGAACTGGAAGGGGAGCTGGTATTCCCTTAAGGCCATTAGCATGAAGATCAGGCCGTTCTACCCCGCCAGCTAA